The DNA segment CGCCTGTTGCCATTGCCCGATGCCGAACTGCTGCTGTTTCTGCGCGGGGTCAACCTGAATCCAGGTGCCGAGCCGGAAGACATGGTTTCGGTGCGGATTTTCGCCTCGGCGCAACGGGTCATCTCCCTGCGTCTGCGCCCGCTGCGCGCCACCGATGAGTTGTTGGCGCTGTTGAGCGAGGGCAAAGGTCCGAAAACGTCCTCCGAACTGATCCTGTATCTGGCGCAATTTCTCACCCACAAGGTGCAGGATCTGGTCACGTGCCTGTCGGAATTGGTCGATGAAGAGGAAGAGCGGCTGGATGCCGACGAACGGTATACCCCTGAGCATGGCTCGATTTTGCACATCCGCCGCCGGGCTGCCGGACTGAAGCGTTTCCTCGCGCCGCAGCGGGATATTTTCGGACAGCTGACGCGGATAAAACTGCCGTGGTTTGTCGACGATGACGCCGACTACTGGAACGAATTGAACAACAGCCTGACCCGCTATCTCGAGGAGCTCGAATTGACCCGAGAGCGCATGGGGCTTGTGCTGGAGGCTGAAGACCGGCGTTTGAACGTGCGCATGAATCGCACGATGTATCGCTTCGGTATCATCACCTGCATTTTTTTGCCGATGAGTTTTCTCACCGGTCTGTTGGGCATAAACGTGGGCGGAATTCCGTTCTCGAGCAGCCCTTACGGCTTCCTGATCGCCTGTCTGACGGTGTTGGCGATGGCCTTTGGTCAATGGTGGTTATTCCGCCGTTTGCGCTGGGTATGAATATGCAATATGTGACCCGACCAAATTTGCCCGCGTCTTTCACAGACATCACGAGAGGTGCGTATGCACGATCCGTTTGAACAGTCTTTGCGCGACATGCTCAACGCCTCGCCGTCCAGCCGTGACGACGATGCGTGCCTGGGTCGCGTGCTCAAAACCGCCAACCGCCAGGTTGGCGCCGGTGATCTGTTCAGCCTGCTGGGCCGCTGGCTGCCCGCGCTGATGATCGCCCTGAATAATGGATCGGCCCACGTTTCGCCGGTTTCCCGTCTTCGTAAAACTACCGCTCGCACTGCTGATAAGGCTGATTGAATATGGAACTTGATCTCTGGACTCAGAGCCTCGTCACTGCAATGACTGCGTTGTGGACCAAAGTCGCTAATTTCATTCCGAACCTGTTCGGCGCACTGGTGGTGCTGCTGTTGGGTTTCGTGGTGGCCAAGCTGCTCGATACCTTGCTCTCCAAATTGCTCGCCAAATTGGGCCTTGATCGCCTGATGGGCGGCACCGGACTGACCAAGTTGATGTCGCGTGCCGGGCTTCAGGTGCCGATCTCGACCTTGATCGGCAAGATCGTCTACTGGTTCGTTTTGCTGATTTTTCTGGTTTCCGCGGCAGAGTCCCTTGGACTTGAGCGAGTTTCAGCTACGCTGGACATGCTGGCGTTGTATTTGCCGAAAGTTTTCGGCGCCGCGCTGGTGTTGCTGGTGGGCGTATTGCTTGCGCAACTGGCCAATGGGCTGGTGCGCGGTGCGGCAGAAGGCGTAGGGCTGGACTACGCTTCAGGTTTGGGCCGAATTGCCCAGGGGCTGGTGATCATCATCAGCATCTCGGTCGCGATCAGTCAGCTTGAAGTCAAGACCGACCTGCTGAACCATGTGATTGTCATTGTATTGATTACCGTTGGTCTGGCGGTTGCGCTGGCGATGGGATTGGGAAGCCGGGAAATTGCCGGTCAGATTCTTGCGGGAATCTATGTGCGTGAGTTGTATCAGGTTGGGCAACAAGTGCGTGTTGGCGAGGTCGAAGGTCAGATCGAAGAGATCGGCACGGTTAAAACCACATTGCTGACCGATGACGGTGAGCTAGTCTCACTCTCCAATCGGATCTTGCTGGAACAGCATGTGAGTAGCCGCTAACCCGGCAAACCCTGCTAATGTATGCCGCCGCAAAATGCCCTGAGAGGGTAGCGGCGGACATTGACCTGACTGTCGGCACGACTTGTTTTGAATAAAGCCCAATCGCTATCCACGCGCTATGACCCCCGTGAGCTCTCTGATGAGGAGTTGGTCGCGCGCTCGCATACCGAGCTGTTTCACGTAACGCGCGCCTATGAAGAGCTGATGCGGCGTTACCAGCGAACATTATTTAACGTTTGTGCGAGATATCTTGGGAACGATCGCGACGCAGACGATGTCTGTCAGGAAGTGATGCTGAAGGTGCTGTACGGCCTGAAGAATTTCGAGGGGAAATCGAAGTT comes from the Pseudomonas sp. RSB 5.4 genome and includes:
- a CDS encoding zinc transporter ZntB — its product is MFEEENAQWGLVHALVLDGKGGARSIARTELDDLQLQAHESLWLHWDRSHPQTQTWLRKSSGLNEFACDLLLEENTRPRLLPLPDAELLLFLRGVNLNPGAEPEDMVSVRIFASAQRVISLRLRPLRATDELLALLSEGKGPKTSSELILYLAQFLTHKVQDLVTCLSELVDEEEERLDADERYTPEHGSILHIRRRAAGLKRFLAPQRDIFGQLTRIKLPWFVDDDADYWNELNNSLTRYLEELELTRERMGLVLEAEDRRLNVRMNRTMYRFGIITCIFLPMSFLTGLLGINVGGIPFSSSPYGFLIACLTVLAMAFGQWWLFRRLRWV
- a CDS encoding mechanosensitive ion channel domain-containing protein; its protein translation is MELDLWTQSLVTAMTALWTKVANFIPNLFGALVVLLLGFVVAKLLDTLLSKLLAKLGLDRLMGGTGLTKLMSRAGLQVPISTLIGKIVYWFVLLIFLVSAAESLGLERVSATLDMLALYLPKVFGAALVLLVGVLLAQLANGLVRGAAEGVGLDYASGLGRIAQGLVIIISISVAISQLEVKTDLLNHVIVIVLITVGLAVALAMGLGSREIAGQILAGIYVRELYQVGQQVRVGEVEGQIEEIGTVKTTLLTDDGELVSLSNRILLEQHVSSR